One window from the genome of Mycolicibacterium gadium encodes:
- a CDS encoding glycoside hydrolase 5 family protein, whose amino-acid sequence MHRRTALKLPLYLAAAAALTKIPVASAAASRWSADRANAWYAQQGWLLGANYVTSTAVNQLEMFQAGTYDARRIAGELSVARRIGMNTMRVFLHDQLWATDRAGFSSRLSEFVAIAARHQIKPLFVLFDSCWDPLPKAGRQRAPIKGVHNSGWVQSPGAHRLRDPAYTRVLQSYVTGVVGMFANDPRVLGWDVWNEPDNPSKDYSEVEHQDKMELVAAFLPHVFQWVRAVNPIQPLTSGVWQGHWKDPGSRSKIAGLQLEHSDIISFHSYAEPAEFDARIDELTPLGRPIICTEYLARNLGSTVEGILPIAKRRNVGAYNWGFVAGRTQTYLPWDSWQQPYTELPDTWFSDLIHPDGRAHNDDEIRVIQKLAGVGRIATGAPAVR is encoded by the coding sequence GTGCACCGGCGAACTGCTCTCAAGCTCCCGTTGTACCTGGCAGCGGCCGCGGCGCTGACCAAGATTCCCGTCGCCTCCGCTGCGGCGAGTCGATGGTCAGCAGATCGCGCGAACGCCTGGTACGCGCAGCAAGGCTGGTTGCTTGGCGCGAACTATGTCACGTCGACCGCCGTCAACCAGCTGGAGATGTTCCAGGCGGGCACCTACGACGCGCGCCGCATCGCGGGCGAGTTGAGCGTGGCCCGGCGCATCGGGATGAACACCATGCGGGTGTTCCTGCACGACCAGTTGTGGGCGACCGATCGGGCCGGGTTCAGCAGCCGGCTTTCCGAATTCGTGGCCATCGCAGCGAGGCACCAGATCAAGCCGCTCTTCGTTTTGTTCGACTCGTGCTGGGATCCCTTACCGAAGGCGGGCCGTCAACGCGCACCCATCAAGGGGGTGCACAACTCCGGATGGGTTCAGAGCCCGGGCGCCCATCGTCTTCGGGACCCGGCCTACACCCGCGTGCTGCAAAGCTATGTCACCGGCGTCGTGGGCATGTTCGCGAACGATCCTCGCGTGCTCGGCTGGGACGTCTGGAACGAGCCGGACAACCCGTCGAAGGACTACAGCGAGGTCGAGCACCAGGACAAGATGGAACTGGTCGCCGCCTTCCTCCCGCATGTCTTCCAATGGGTGCGCGCCGTCAACCCGATTCAGCCATTGACCAGTGGCGTGTGGCAGGGCCACTGGAAGGATCCGGGAAGCCGCAGCAAGATAGCCGGCCTGCAGCTCGAGCACTCCGACATCATCAGTTTCCACAGCTACGCCGAACCCGCTGAATTCGACGCCCGCATCGACGAACTCACCCCGCTGGGGCGCCCGATCATCTGCACCGAGTACCTGGCGCGGAACTTGGGGAGCACGGTCGAAGGAATTCTTCCGATCGCCAAGCGGCGCAACGTCGGCGCCTATAACTGGGGGTTCGTCGCCGGACGCACGCAGACCTATCTGCCCTGGGATTCGTGGCAGCAGCCGTACACCGAGCTCCCTGACACGTGGTTCAGCGATCTGATCCACCCCGATGGACGAGCCCACAATGACGACGAGATTCGCGTCATCCAGAAGCTCGCAGGGGTTGGTCGAATTGCGACGGGCGCACCCGCCGTTCGTTAG
- a CDS encoding ComEC/Rec2 family competence protein, which translates to MKPLPLEDHRLTAADFVDAVRDNDLVYFCLSVGDADAQVIVLPLGPDGIRRVIVVDAGVTDKVIDLLDTLEQVGLISFANPADATIALVVATHPHHDHIAGMAQLFQARGEHVAEVWEPGFFHTAASYQNMLREIGTRTNIVYTQPTSGMHRFFGQVAVTVLSPSIHLRNRFDTYGVEINDSSISLRIEHPARALADLASLGGQSNWAANPASATLILGGDAQTLSWSFVATDFPFLAASGSAQARAIAAATGNRDLLSADVFKVSHHASKHGVNLELVERIHPAITLVSSTASGTKYGFPHTVSQEAIREALDPVASKLNPATGLPKDHKSDAELRIFYTSDTTTAPDSPDAGSFGLLLRGRRRELWRFGDRPTQSVDFSRAKLWT; encoded by the coding sequence ATGAAACCGCTGCCGCTGGAGGACCACCGACTGACCGCGGCCGACTTCGTCGATGCGGTCCGAGACAATGACCTCGTCTACTTCTGCCTGAGCGTCGGAGATGCCGACGCTCAAGTGATTGTGTTGCCCCTGGGACCCGACGGCATCCGCCGGGTGATCGTCGTCGATGCCGGTGTCACCGACAAGGTCATCGATCTTCTCGACACGCTGGAACAGGTGGGCCTCATTTCATTCGCCAACCCGGCGGACGCCACCATCGCGCTCGTGGTCGCGACCCATCCACACCACGATCACATCGCAGGTATGGCCCAACTCTTTCAGGCCCGCGGTGAGCACGTAGCCGAGGTGTGGGAGCCCGGGTTCTTCCACACCGCCGCGTCCTACCAGAACATGCTTCGAGAGATCGGTACCCGCACGAACATCGTTTACACCCAGCCGACCAGCGGAATGCATCGTTTCTTCGGCCAGGTCGCGGTGACAGTGCTGAGCCCCTCGATTCACCTGCGAAACCGTTTCGACACTTACGGAGTCGAGATCAACGACTCCTCGATCTCGTTGCGGATCGAGCATCCCGCCCGCGCGCTGGCCGACCTCGCCTCGCTCGGCGGACAGTCCAACTGGGCGGCCAACCCGGCCTCGGCGACGCTGATCCTCGGCGGCGACGCCCAGACGTTGTCCTGGTCGTTCGTGGCGACCGACTTCCCGTTCCTGGCGGCATCGGGCAGCGCGCAGGCCAGGGCGATCGCGGCCGCGACGGGGAACCGAGACCTGCTGTCGGCCGACGTTTTCAAAGTTTCGCACCATGCGTCGAAGCACGGCGTCAACTTGGAACTCGTCGAACGCATCCATCCTGCGATCACCCTGGTGTCGTCGACTGCCAGCGGCACGAAATACGGCTTCCCCCACACCGTGTCTCAGGAAGCCATTCGGGAGGCACTCGATCCCGTCGCGAGCAAGCTGAACCCTGCCACCGGGCTGCCCAAAGATCACAAATCCGACGCCGAGTTGCGCATTTTCTACACCAGCGATACCACCACCGCACCGGACAGTCCCGACGCCGGATCCTTCGGCCTGCTACTGCGGGGACGGCGTCGGGAGTTGTGGCGCTTCGGCGACCGTCCGACCCAATCGGTCGACTTCAGCCGCGCCAAACTGTGGACCTAG